The DNA window CTTGGAGCTGTGaattccaaccccaaccatactgtgattctgtaataccTAGTTCCCTATGCTAAGTGTATTCCAGCCTAGTGACAGAAGAAATGGTCAGAGGGCATTCCTGCTAAAAATCACCTAATTGTACGACACTCAGCACTACCTGCAGCTTACCCACCATTACTTGTATTTCATCAGAAAGGCATTTCTTCTAATATTAATGTTTCCAAAGAACACGAAGTTCCAGGTTCAACCTTTTACCCATGCCTACATAaccaaatattttctcatttccagCTGGCAAAATTCCTGtgatttcttcagaaatttcaACATAACTGCATTTGAGTTGAGTaagacttgtttttctttcttcgtttttttttttttttttaacctggaaTTGAGTTGATCAACATAAAGGCACCGAAAACTACTTGCTGTCACTTGCTGTCAGATTCTACATAGAGCACTTGCAGAGTTCTTCTGGAGACTTGGAGCTTTTTGGAAGTCAATCATTCCACAATGGTAAGTCAaagttttagatttttttaaaaaaagaaggataCAGGTAGCTATTTGCTTTTAAACTTCAAAAGGAGGATTTCTAAGGGAATCACCTagttacacatttttaaatgtggaTTATCCTATTAAAAACTGCAAGGAGATAAGATGACACATTCGTGAAGATCAGTAtgcattttattctttgttttgtaattttttgcAAGAAACTGTACACATACATCTCTTGGTCTTTCACCTTCTGTAGTCCTTTTCTCAGAACTGTTTGTGAAGCAAAATATCAGGATTTTGTAAACAAAATCTATAGATgtgaaatacagtttaaaatataGTCACTTTACAATGAAAAGTGTAATACACAGTGTATTTTGCCTGCATTTCTCTATTGATATATCAATATTTGCCCTGTTTCAGATCTTTGAGCCTCAAAATGTGTTTGCAGAATCTGAATGAACAGTTCAGTACTCTAAACAGATAGACAAAGCCCTGTGGCcctgttttcctttaattttttgcTCACATAATCCCCAAAAGTACGGAGATCAATTACTACCTTTATGAGAATCTCAGGCGTAAGTTTTACAGAAGAGGCGGTAGTTCCTGTAATAATATATGCAGATTCATAAATAACGGGAGAAATTACAATCCACTTATTTCTCTGCCTAAGCCTTCCTGAGGACTTGTCTGTACTCAGACAAGACTTAGTCAAACAAAGTGATCTGGTATCTCATTCCACATTAACTCATCCACTTTCAAAGACTATTAAAACCAGTTTGGAAGATTATGTTCTGCAAGGTGGGTGGTGGCACCCCATTTTTAAGGgagaaaacaagtaaaaataaaaaagattccTTGAAGTGCCTTGCTCACAGACCGTGCAGAACAACACAACCCTGGTGTTTAACTAAGAGCCCTTGCTTGACATCAGTGTAACAATAACAATCTCTGCCATTTCTAATAAAGAATAGTGCTTCGGCCAGTGCTTGCTTTCCTGTTTGATACCCTCAGTGCTCAGCCTACTTAGGTGTGGGCCCCTTACTGCCAATTATCTGTTGCTTAGCTGACATAGCCTTTCGTTGTTACAGCATAAGGCCAGTTCAGACAGCGATTAGACACCACAGACTTCCCTCTCTATTTCTGTTTGGTTCAGTGGAAGGTACAGGACTTCAGTCTTTAGAGAGAGAGGAACATGCCCAGGTTCAGCTGACTGGCATTTCTAGGAATAGCAAGATAAGGACACATATTGGAGCAAACAAAGGATAAAACATTAACAGAAAACAGCCCAGCATAGCAAAAGATGGATTTTAGTATTTTCTGTAAAGACATGACTGATAGCACTAAGACTTCTCTTAGAACTGGCCTGCGCTGTTACAAATATGTGAACCAGCTTGGAGGAAAGCCACCACCAAACTCAAGATGGATGACTAGTATACAGCAAGCAGTATCCCAAGCAAGTTGAGATCCTCTGTGGAAAGCCACAGTTCCCTGAGTTCACAAAACCCCGAATAGCTGCACAGCACAGATAGCCCCACAGATCCATGCCAAGTGCACATGGAGCCTCAGCAGAGACCAGCTGCAATGTTATAGCCTACAGCTTCATGGAACTGGAGTTGCTTAGACAATTTTCCTTTGGCCAGGCACCATAGAATAGCACAATTTTAAAGTTTTAGTCTTCTTAACTCCTCTCATTCTGGCTATGGTGCTCAGCATGGCAACTGGTTCTATTCTACCCCAAGGCCTCAGGACCTCCAAATCACAGAACCACTATGGAAATTAAGCATTACACCCTTCCTAGACCCTCCATAGACTGTCTCCATACCTTTCACTACACTACAAATGTCTCTCAGCCCTGCAATAAATCAGCAGATCAAGGATTAAAATAGCAAGTGTTTTCCACAGCAGACAGAGGATATTCCCCTTGGCTCACCATGTGCCTAGGGTTTGGGACCTTTCACTGTCTTTTGACATTCATGATTCAAGTAACGGAAGGTAGAAAGCAGAGGTGCCCAAAAACAGAGCCTTTCACTCCTATTTTAAACCAATTCAGCTGGCAACAGCCTCTGGTGTTCAGAACAGTAACTTGGAAAGATCTACTGATTTTACAGTCCTTTCACATTAATCTTCAAGTGCTGTCAACAAAATGTAAATAACTTTCTCCACTGCTTCTCAGTCTCTGGCAATTCCTAAACTTTTGTTTTTAGTTATCCAGCTTGAGCAACACATCAAAATAACCCTGTGCTCCCTTATGCTTCTCCAATCCCCCTACCCCAGTGTAACCAACCTTACAAAGTTATGCAGGCCCTTTCACAAAAATCCTGGTTGTTCAGCAGGTCCCAGCAAACACCTCTGTATAGCTCATGCAGATGTTTGGCTGTTGCCACCACTAGACAAAAGAAAGAGTGTACTGTGACATGTCCAGACCTGTGtgtgcatggtttgacaagATGGCTCACATGCTGCTACACAGAATATGCAGAACTGGAATTTTACCCCAAGATACTAATTTGTGTCTTTTTTCCTCTATCCAGccacttatttaaaaaaacttaCTAGAATATAATTAGGTCTGAGATCTCGCTGTCAAATTTGGGGAAGTTGCTGTACCCAAAAGTAAAGCAATGGGATGCTATACAGACAGCGATTTGCTAGAGAAATAGCTAAATCTGACTCCAAGGCTATAAATAAAGCACTAATAAGAGTCTGACAGGGCTTTCAAGTGTGTAATACTACTAAAGCTTTTTGTGATTTCTAGAGATTGGACTTCAGAAGGGAGCGATACAATTGACACATTTGTCATTTTGTCCATTcccacctaaaaaaaaaaaggacatgagtgcagtaaaatatttgaaatgccCTTTTCCAACATTTTCTTGTACACATAAggttatttctcatttttacttCAAGTTCTGTGACttagcttttgaaaacaaagataATCAAGGTGGAATTACATTCATGCTGTGGGCTCTGTGTCTCTTCTACAGAAGAACTTTCTGGCTTTCATTGTTGCAATGGGCATCATTGTGACACTGGGTGATGCATACTGCTTCTCTAAAATGCACAAACCTGGGGAGGCTACCAAAGGTAAGAACAGGGAAGGGTCTCTCACTTGATAGATTTGTCACAGCTCAGCTCTATGTGGAGCTGttgggtgggggggacacagggtggGGGGGAGATGTCAGAAAGACAGGGATAGGAGGTTCCAGCACAAAGTttccaaaagcagagaaaaataaagccttcCCCTCACCTGGGTGTGGTTGCTATTGCTATTCCAGCACATGAAGCTGATGCTGGAATTGAGTAGTTCAGTATAAAGTGTGGTGCCAGGTGGCAGACCTGGCTGTCTGCTTGTTCACTTTCACCCCAGATCTGTCACACTGAAACTGTCTCTAACAAGTAAAGAAGCAACAAGTTCAGGCTCTCAAAACAATTTGGGTAATAACCCAGAGAACAAAGTGACTTTTACTTTACTATTaccaagaaaaacattttcagaaaacttgCAATCATTTTTAAACTTCTCAGCATTCATGTGGAGGCAtaaaaagtgtgttttgttttgctgctgtgttaTGCAGGCTGTACCCTGGATGGAAAACTATACCCCTTTGGAGAGATTGCAAGGACAGAAAATTGCTTCagatgcagctgcagcaaagaTGGAATGCGTTGCTGCTCCCTGTAAGTTTGAACTTCTTGGTAGTACCATTGCCCATAGGAAGACCACAGCTTTCCATTTGCTGGGAATAAATTAGTTTCTAAGGGCACAAGAGAGCCTTTCCTCACCCATGTCACAGAGCTAGGGTAAGCCACATATAGCTCTTGATAATTTGGATCCTTGGCTGTGTTTATCTTAACTCACTTTCTGCTGAGTGTGGACATAGGCCCTTCCAGACACATCCAGCTGGTGCTTGCCTTTAATTTTGAGCAACTCATGAAACCTTCTTACACTGCAGTGAGTCTTTCCTCACCAGGAAATGTGAGTGTAGGAAGAAATTCATTCCACAAAGGACTTAAGTGAAGCTCCTCTTAAAGACTTATGATCATCTGGCTCTGCTCTTAAATATCTATCTCCAACATCCTCCTTTCCTCTTATCCTACCTTCTCAAAAGGCCAAAGGGTCTTGATTATGATCGTCACCTTCGCTCAGGCAACACTTTAGTATGTCAGAAAACAGCTATCACATTCTAGGTGAACTGGcaatgatgaaaaataaatggaaaagagaTGAAACATACCGAAACCATGCTTATGGCACACTGTAAATTGCTGTGCTAGAAATCCCTATGCTAGTGCTGAGCACACTAGTACATGTACACATGCAATGCAGCAAGGCATCATGTGAGGTCCTggaagctgcagctgtgtgGCACTCAAGTGCCACAGCTAGGCTGGTCTTAGCCATAGTTTCAGAGATAGCTCATTCAGCAATAGTTCAAgctataatcacagaatcactgaagtATTCCAACTTTTATTGAGAAATCTAACATTTACTTTCTCTTTGCCAATGACAGCTTTCATACTCCCGTGAATTATGACAAAGAGAACTGTAAAACTGTTTTCAACAAGAATAGCTGCGACTATGACGTGGTGCAGATAAGTGACCCCTCCAAGTTGTGTCCTATCTATTCTCGTGTGGGCTAACAAGCCACCTGATCCAAACCTCTCTGCACTGTGGATTTCCCCACCTTCCAACAGCAGCTTTGCCTTCACAGAAAAGCTCAAAGACACGGGAGATCTTTTGAAAGAGAGTACTTCAGCAGCTCACTTAAAATCTTCTTCTAATTCAGTATACAAGATGCATAATCCGATTCAATGTCTTATTTCTGTCATTACTTTTATTGCTATCACCAATCTTTTTTGAACACAATAAATCTAGATGAAACATccagaaatgcttcctaatgatGATTCTTTTTATGTAGTAACACTGAGCAATGTCACATTCTTTGAGAGAAGACTGAATTCAAGTCACTACTCTAACACCTCATGCACCAGTGCCCTGGCACAAGCTGTGCAGCCAATGGTCTGAGGAGACATTTTAGCTCACCAGGTGTTAAAATCCATTATCATTTGTAGGGGGTGCACAGTTTTggacatgctgtacaatgggtcCTACTCAGAGCACACAGGGAACACTTGAACTGCTGCAGGAGTTTTGGCAAGACTTGTGCTATCACCTGGGACCTCTGAAGAAAACAGTGAGGATGGAAGAGtgtcattattttccttttttttttttttttttaaattttgtattgTTTCTTGTATggtttgaaaagaaacataCCTTCAAGGACAAGTGGATTGTTTGATTATGCTTCATAATCGCAACAGATCTGCGGTCTTGTAAAAGTATGAGTTTACACAGAGTGGAGCATTCTGAGGGCAGGATCACCACTTGGCCCCAGAATCAACTCTCAGTCTATATTTATTCATTGGGGTACTTGCTTCTCAAGACAACCTGTCTCAGGCTCTGCAAGCCATCAGTAAAATCAGAAGGACTGGAAGTGGTAAGTTTTCTCTGgcttaggttttttttgtttgtttgtttgtttttgttttttgggtttttttttggtaatttaCGTATGAACATTGTTTTAAACTTTATTATGGCTTCACTTAAGCATGCGAGGGcaaaaactcatggactccacacaatccaatatgaattcaagccaagccatttattacagaaacaagcctccttatatatgcagttatttcttgatcacgcgtccacgctccaagcacgCATTGGCTGATTAGATGTTGTCCATGTTCACAAGCTgtccttgagattcctttggctagatcagaaataaatctttatctaacagaaacccatccacacaacaacctcaagaaaatccctcaaatctcccacaatgccgcctttttgtttttgaaccagccaggccttatTAACAATGTGCGGAATCTTCTTTGACATACACTGCGGCATACAACATGTGATTAACAAcgattacagttacatataatgtagctaagccttacataaAAAGATCAAACAACTATCCACTATTTGTCAAAtcctaattctactatgacaatcttattaaTGTGCTGGgttagtttgtctaaagtactatgaatagatccagaatgattaaacaagttaatacaacacttttttcttaaattcatcACACCTATATCCTTAcgataacaacaaaaatctataGCAACATGATTTTGAAGTGTAACATgtctaataccatcaacatctactattaattgagttagtatctcagaagttagattagcctgtttaaaagaccaatagcttaactttgatatgtctcctaaagctttaccagccaCTAGACTAGGGAGAAGGAGTGCAATAGATACTGTAGTAGGAatatctcataattttacctcatttttgcattgactatctaagtataatatcacccttttgactctcctgctgtttgctcaaactgccattctccacagaaggtacaccacctgctttcTAATGGGCTTCTAGACctccaggtctgtgagcatctataacactgagttaggatccatggtttacatctgaaacagtcctcacaacttctctccctcctgtccgtctgcaaccgttgaatctttgttgaatccacttcaatccttggcctgtaatgacacaagcataatcttttccccaggttgtcaattgatgtggccttttccatttaccattaactagtgatttgaccataactaatgtaggttctttctgatttagcatggttttgggtcatacttgcaaagtgtctCATCACAGGGCAAGTTTAGGCTGCatcacttagatataagtgattcatcacatacaatgcttttgacaattggttttgtggtgttttccctacttctcccccctttttgtttaaaaacaaaaacaaaccaaaaaaaaccagttcagaatcagatacgtgcattggaccttgactacatactcagaatcacaaaccaaatttagaggttcctccttaaaaagttCTAggtaatgtaaagctgcgccaagaATGATGCCAGTCATTACCTTCAcgccaaaccactacagctttatgagacttcccagaaccatcaacaaaaagtgtgcaagtatgtaggatcagacccaatacaagtatggcctgtgacctgatgttaaagacttgcaggttctgcatcaatttacattttacatttatgcatgccaaaagatGTGCTGTTAAGGaaatcagctagtgcaatttacaaggatgtagattgcaaataaaaaaatcaaaattaaatttcacaaatggtacatatatgacaaaaggatcatagcctattaagacttaaattaattccctgaatttcttgatcagagtaataATTGGTATATCaatctgttagcattctcatcatactgtcccacagtAGCCataggttgtttctatgttgtagctatcgATAGACGAATCTGCAAGTCCGactgaatgcagtcagcctgtaaggcttgcataaatttattcctcaaagtttccaacttcATTTCAGCTggcatatttattggatattgtttttccttactggatcgaagtcctgtttcagatctatcagtgtaatatttgctttatcaaaacattggctgttaatactagtggaaatacagcattcaaaatttccttggagatttctcacttgcacaggcagatctgcaccatccaagcagcttcttgtaagacatgcaactaaacagaattctcagaaaatgttatttgagcttacaattttcTTAACGAATCCTGGGGAATGAAGTGTTTCTCATCCCACTGAAATGGCATTGAATTAAAACTGAAACTTGGCCCAGGTATGGGGGCTCTGCTACATATGGAAGTAGACAGGGGTGTTCAGATCAGGGTAGAAATGACATTGTTGTCTGCAGTCTGGGCTTCCCAGCTTGAATTGAGACTTCTATTTGAATTTCTGCTATGCCACAGGTTACCTGGGATCAAGTCACATCATCTGTGTCCCTTGCCTGTACAATTAATACAATTCTTTGCTAATTCCTATACTAGGAGAGAATTGAGGGCATAGGCCTTGAGGTTTGTGGGTGTATGAGCCACAGAGTTAAGAAAAATGTTCCCACCCAAGATAAAACTTCCTTCTACACCACATTTACCACATATTTCTGTGTCAACAGCACACTGTATATTTTAGAGCTGTTTGCTTGTCCCTTTCCTTAACAGATGTCCTTTCTCACACGCAAATGTGGCAGACTTTGCTTAACAATTGTAAAACAAATGTACATTATGCATAAGATTGTCAGTTCAAGGTTAAGACAAATTTCCTGTTAAAACTCTGTTTGCTTATGATCTGTGAGCTTATAAGCCTCAGgcttcctcttgctttccaTCCCTCAATGGCAGTACCAGTCAGGCTACTGGTTTTAATGGCTGAACACGTAGACTTTCATAAGGAGTCCTGCACTTATTGTCTCCTGCAGAAAACACACGCCTCTCAAGACTGGGACAGTAGCACTGAGTTCTGAAATGCTGGATTAAGAAACAACATTCCTGGGCTGCTTTCACTGTAGTGTCTCTCTGCTAACTTTAAGTTGTTCAGAGTAATGCTTTTCATAGAAATTAgctacttgtttgtttgttttcagtaatgtTACTTCTCTGCTATCATGCTGTACTGTGTTGATTGCCTAGCACTGaaagatacaaagaaaacaaggctGATAATCTTGCATTGCTCTCATTAGCTTTGTGGTCTTCAGTGAGCTGTTCCCAGAAATCCCAGTCGAAGAACTAGCAAGTAAAAGAGTGAGGTGAATCTTCAAACTCCTCAAGATTTTTCCCTGCcttagaaagaaacagaagtggaAAGAGGGCATAGAACTCAGTAGACCACTGATTTTCTCAGAAGAGTGAGAAAAACTGATTGGGAAGACAACAAGATTTCAACAGTGCAACATCTGTTGGAGATACCTGCTCCCCACACAAGCAAGGCACTTCTCATCCTGTACACTaacaacatgaaaaagaaatgcaacatAACATGGGCGACAAATGACCTCAGTAATCAGTATGTGAGTGGACTATCTATATCTACTGTTCCAAGTGGTTTCAGCACCACAGCGTGTTGTCAGGGTCTCCTGAGTTCACAGATCACACAAAGAGCTTTTTCACTGTCCCTAGACACTGCTCAGGCTTAGACAGGTCACTCCCTGCTTCATTCACAAGAAAGCTGTTTGCAAGAACTTATTTTCATACCTAGCATAGCTTTCACCTAGAAAATAGGGAGGGCTCTTAGGTGAAAACTGCTGGGTGGTCACTGCTTGTCTGAAAAGTTAGAAGAGaacacacatgtgcacagaTTGGAAGTTCCTTTTGAAGTGCCTCCCAGAACTGCCTTCCAGATCTGGTGTGGTACAAAAGCCACACCTGTTCCTTCAGTGCCTCTCAGAACAAAACCTTCCTGTATataatttgcttattttaataATGTCCACCCTATGAGGCCATATTGCAGAAACCTGATTGGAGTTACTCATGCATGTTCAGTTTGCTCAAGGACTGGTATCACAAATTCCCTCTCTATATAAGTTCTCTGGGATAAGCTGCTTACAGGCTGTCTCCTTATTGGAAGCCTCATAATTCTGCAAGAATGGTGAGTCCTTACAACTTATACTGCAAAAGACCATGTTATGTTGCAAaagttttaaaaggaatttCTCTTGAATTTATGTGAGCACTCAGGTCTATgcaacacagagaaaattaaaactatGTTTTGAGGACAGAAGTCAGATTGATAGACATAGGCAGGTAAGAACCCTGGGTAAAATATATCAGCTTTATCTGGCAGGAGATGTCTAATAGCAGTCCAGCTAAGGCTTTTTATCATAAACTGTTTTCACTTATATGTAACATTCAGAGGTGATCTCTCTTCTggcagaaagcagctctgttATGCCTTAacctagaactgcccttcagttTTGTGAGAAGTCTGGATGGTGTCTGAACATCTAGTTACATTATCTTAATTTTTACTCATCTGAAGCTCTGTTGCAGTTCTGTGGGTTTGGTTCTTCTCTGGAAAATTAAATGGTAGTTTCTGCACTTCCTGCCCACAGAtatgacaaccaatgatagaacaaggggtaatgggtacaaactggaacacaaaaggttccacttaaatttgagaagaaaaaatttctcagtgagggtatcagaacactggaacagggtgcccagggaggttgtggagtatcctactctggagacattcaaaacctgcctggacaccttcctgtgtaacctcatctggttgttcctgctccagcagggggattggactggatgatctttcgaggtcccttccaatccctgacattctgtgatgaCTTCTTTTTAGAAATCACCAGTTCTACTCTGTCAAAGAAACCCcacataaaaatacaatatatGTGTATTGTGTATGTCATTGCTCAGTCATGGTCTACCTTTCCTCTCTTATCAAGATTTTAAATTCATCACAGCTAATTCCAGCTTAGAGTTCTTGCATTTATTCCTTCATATTCAGAGCAAACACCCTTTGAACATTTCAAACTAATATTGAAGTATAAGAAACTAGCTGACAAATTTAAACTGAACTTTCAGAAAAAGCTGCTGACAAAGTTCATAGAATATAGAACTATCTAGGCTGGAAGGGACACCTGCAGGCTATTTGTTCTGACCTTCTGCTACCAAAGTGAGGCCAAGTCTTGAGGATTCACCTTTAGCTGAAGTTCTTCAGCTTGTTCTTAATCTTTCAATTTTGGGGTGAAACATCCAGGGGATTCTTAAGAGTCCAGTGAAGAAGTTTTTACAACCCTCCCACATGATGCTCTGGCTCTGCTTCTTCTAAATAGCTCAGTATTTCTGATTGCCTGTTGAAGTGTCTAAAATGCGCAAGATCTTGATTTTAAGTGGCTTCTACTTAAATAACTATTAAGACGTCTTGATGATCAGTACTACTATTAGAAGTAGTTGAGATTTCATATTAACTCTGCTTTCTCAGAAGACCATCCTGGCCTCCCTTCTTGTTCTTGCAATCAGTGTGACACCATCCAATGCAGATTGCTTTTCTGAGCCATTGAATCCAGGGATGTCTCATGGTGAGCAGACAGGTAAGGAGTCAACTGTCCTCAGCCTGACAGGCATGACCACAAGCACTGCTTGATTTGATTGAACACAACTCATAAgtggaaaaagtggagagaaaccACTAGAAATGGGGGGAACGGGGGTATGGAGAGCAGGAAATTTATAATCTGTTATTAAGAAATAAGAGTTTATCTGAAGAACATCACCCAGGCCAAATTGCGAACTAATTTTGACCAGGCAAGTAGCATAGACTTTGTTTATCCATCTGCATGaagtaatgttttctgttttgattatGACATCATATCTAGAAAGACAGAGAAGGGAGAAGTACCTTCCTCTATGTGGTCAACATTAAGTAGGGAACAGAATGGCAAGTATTCAGCTCACTGATTAACTTACTCAGTTGTTTCCCTATCCCAAGGAAAATTCTTAAGAACAGAATGGCTGTTCCTCTTGAGCATGGGGGTGCTCTTCCTGAACAGATCTAGTCTATCAGTCTGCAGacaagaggagcagaaggaaaattaGCACTCAAAAGAAACATGCAGCTATTTGGCTTATCTTAATTCTGACTAGGTCTGTGCATAGTTGCCTTTCTGATGGGTGCTCTGATTTCTGTACTTAAAGATGAGCTACTCCAGGAAACCTGACACTGGCAATAACCACAGGCAACAAAGGGATGCACGATACCCTTTGCCATGCATTCATGCATTAGAATAGCAGCAGTCCTGCTCTGTTGGGGACCCTCTGTGTGTGCCAGATAGGGATGCTAACAGCAAAAGTGAACAAAGATCACACTTGTTTCGTATTATCAGTAGCGTTGTGCACCATTTTTTCAGGTTGTCTTGACTCAAATGGAGAGCTGCATGAATTTGGTACACACTGGACAAACACAGACTGCTACTATTGCTTCTGTACCTGGAGTGGAATAGACTGCTGTAGCACGTGAGTTCAGAACAGCAGTGGGGggtttcctctgctgctgtggtgcAGTACAAAGCACTTCCCTTCACACAGGAGTCCCTGAGAAATGACTCTGGTCTTTTTCTTACTCACTTCATATCACAAAGTTATGCATTAACCCAACAGCATCGTCACTGAACATGCAAGAAGTTCTTCTGACAAATATTCTTGATTCAAAACAAGGACTTCATTCTTCTTAGGGCTAAAATTTCAGGCAAGACACTGACTGAAGAGAGAACATATAGATACTTAAGAATTTTCTACTGCTTGCAATCCAGATATTCCCAAAACCACAAATAGCCCCTTCTTTACTCTGAGAAGCTGTTCAAGGTACACTGACATGTCTGTAACTTTTACCAGAGTGACGCAACCACTCATGCAATTTTTGTTCCATATTgtgtctgaaaagaaaaatatca is part of the Columba livia isolate bColLiv1 breed racing homer chromosome 6, bColLiv1.pat.W.v2, whole genome shotgun sequence genome and encodes:
- the MSMB gene encoding beta-microseminoprotein, producing MKNFLAFIVAMGIIVTLGDAYCFSKMHKPGEATKGCTLDGKLYPFGEIARTENCFRCSCSKDGMRCCSLFHTPVNYDKENCKTVFNKNSCDYDVVQISDPSKLCPIYSRVAAYRLSPYWKPHNSARMKTILASLLVLAISVTPSNADCFSEPLNPGMSHGEQTGCLDSNGELHEFGTHWTNTDCYYCFCTWSGIDCCSTFVRPVGYDEEKCVSIFNKETCTYKVVEKEDHSKECPAYAAVG